AATGGAAAGAAATAACATCTTGATTAGTACTTTAAAAATCTAGTGAAAGTGCGAATAGTAGCAGCACTGGTAAAGTCACAATACTAAGGAAGTTGCCAAATAAAACCATTGAAGCGACATTACTTGGTTCTACTTGAAAACGCTCAGCAAACAAGTAATTCATGACCGCGGGTGGCAGCATGCTAAAAAGCACCATCATTTGTAAGTGGAGGGTAGGGAGCGGAATAAATAAATAGATAATGGTGAACGACACTGCCCAGTAATGATAGATTGAAAAGTGCTGATTATTCCAACTTTAACGCCACTGAGCTTGAGGTTGACCATTTGAGACCCCAGAGAGAGTAACATAATAGGTACCGCTGCTTGCCCAAGCAAAGACGTTGCTTCATAAATTGGTTTCCAGACTGAAATTCCAGCCAAATTTAAGAGCATAGCTAGGGTAGCTGCTAAAAATATCGGCATGGAGAAAATTTGCTTGAGTGGATTACCTTTACTGAGCAGAGCTAGCCCAAGGCTGATATGCACGCATGCTGAAACCACGAATAATAAAACGGCTGGCGCAAGTGCGGATTCTCCAAAAGTGTAAGTAAAAAGTGGAATGGCTAAGTTGCCACTATTACGAAACATATGGGGTGGAGCCCAAGCTTTAAAATTTAACTTCCATATTTTGCAAATGGGCACCATCAACAAACCTGGAACTAAAAGAGCGATTAAAGAAGCATAAATTAAAGGAAGTTGCTCAGTATTAAGGGGCATCATCGTTAGCGAAGCAAACACCAACGCTGGTATGCACACATCCATGTTGATGCGGTTAATTGGTGCAAAATCAGGTTTAATCCATAACCCAATAACAAACCCAACCCCTGCTAATGCAAATACGGGGAATAGAATACTGACAACTTGTTCGAACATAGAGTTCCTTTCTAAAGTTCATGGGAAGTGCTGTTTTAATCGGGACACTCTTAGTAGGCATCTACTAGATAAAGCGGTAACTAGAGTGACTTTTTCCACTCACTTAATGCTTTTATATGAGATGGACCGATGCCACAACACCCTCCAATAATGGTTGCACCGAGTTGATACCAACGTTTGGCATAAACTAAATGCTCTTCAGGTGTCATTTCTCTTATTGCTTGCAAAGTACCATTTGCTTTGTGCTCTGCTTTAATTGGCATAAAGTTATTCGCGTAAACACCAATATCAATATCGCTGTTTGAACGAGAAATGACGTCTTGAGCTGTGATTATTGCCTGTTCCATTACTTCAGGAACGGAACAGTTGAACATTATCCCTTTTGCACCTGAAGCACAGACCATTTCTGTGGCGGTTTTTACGTATTGACCTGATCTTAAAATGGCATGCTCATGTACTTCGTCACTTAAACTGAAAGCGTAATAAGCATCTTGTTCTGATTGATTAAGCACGGATTCGATGGTTTTGAATTCTTCTAAACTAGAAATGGTTTCAACAATCCATAAGTCAACATAAGGTTGCTGTGCATCAATTAAGGTTTGTATGATCTCTTTTGCTTCTTCAGCTTTAAATAAATCAGGTCGGTAGCTACCAAACGGCGGAGGTATTGCTCCGGCAACCAGTACCTTCGAGTGACAAACATTTTGTTCATCAGAGTCATGGGCACTATTAATGGAACTAGTAACGTTAACAATAGGGTTAGTGTCGGTAACTAGTTCAAGATTAGGTTTTGAAGAAGCGACATCATGTGCAATTTTGGCTGCATTTCGTGCAAGCTTTGCGCCTTGATTTTGGTATAGGTCATCACCTAAGTGGAAAGGAACACATGCATAACTATTAGTGATAATAATTTCTGCACCTGCATTAATAAAGTTTCTATGCGCTTGTTCTACATGTTCCGGTGATTCAATAAGTGCTTGAGCACTCCATAATGGTTGTGAAAATGGGGCGCCAATATCTTGGAGCTCACGACCCATTCCGCCGTCTAAAATAGTGAGTTTTTTCATAGTGTAATACAGGTAACCAGTTCTTAATTGCAACAATACCAGACGGTTTGCTTTAAAACCAAGAGCTGTTATGAATTTAGTTCTCCTTAATTCATCGTTACCAATTATAAAGGTTAGTATTGGTGTCTGTGCATGTTGTGAAAGAACTAATGACTAATGGAAGGACGTTGATCAATGAATACAAAAGTAGGCTGGTTTAACCTCAATTCTTAACCCTCCAACGTATGAAGATGATGTCAAAAAGCGAAATTCAGAAAACCATTGCGAGTTTCACTTCAATTGAACAAGCTCTGGAACATTTTGATATTGGATTTGATAGTAAATTTATTGACGAATACCGACTTGAGTTGACTAAACGTTTTAACGGTTATTTGATTCTAACAAAGCCTGATGATTGGTTTTCAGCTCGTCGAGCACTTAAAAATGCATACTGTAAGATACAAAGAGGTCGTTTAGATAAACACTCTCGGTCTGCTTGTCGAGGTTGTACATCATGCCAGCGCCGTTAAGACTTTTGGTTATTCTTATATCTCTTCCTACACATCGTAATTAATTCGTAAGCCAGTTCTTAATTTATAAGTACAAATGCGCATGTAAGCGCATATTAGATATGAGTAAGTGTAAATATTGGTTTTTATCTCTATTTAAAAGCGCTTAATAGTGCTTTATGTCAGTATTATTTAGCGTAATAAAATAAATGAATAATTAGTTGTTGATGCAAAATAAGTCCTCTCTCATTACATAAAGACGACAAATTATTGCGAGTAAATTTATAAATACAAGATCTTTTAGGTGTGTTAATTAGCTATTAGCCTAAAGTTGTTTTGCAAAGGAATTTAAGTGATATGAAGTTGGTCATTTTCATTCCTCAATTGAAACAATAACTTAAGGAATTGCAATTATGCATTTTAATCAAGGACGAGTGGCTAAGAAAGTCTTTACACTGAGTACCTTAACTGCATCGTGTCTTATGGCTTTTAACAGTTATGCAGCAGTTGACTGTACAACGTTAGAAACGTGGGATTCATCGGTTGTTTATACTGGTGGTGATCAAGTCGCTCATAATAATACGGCTTATAAAGCTAACTATTGGAATCAGAATAACGATCCTAGCCAATTTTCTGGTGATTATGCTCAGTGGAAAGTGGTAGATGTGTGTTCTGGTGGTGGCGTTGTTGAAAATGAAATTCCAACCGTAGCGTTAACTTCACCAAGTTCAACGGCTGTCATCGCTGAAGGTGAGACGGTTCTACTCAGTGCAAATGCATTAGATAGCGACGGTACAGTTGCATCGGTTAGCTTTGCTGTTGACGGTGTAGTCGTAGCTACTGCAACGCAAGCACCGTATGAAGCCGCTTGGGTTGCTTCTTCTGGTACGCATACCATTTCTGTTACTGC
This Vibrio gallaecicus DNA region includes the following protein-coding sequences:
- a CDS encoding homocysteine S-methyltransferase family protein; protein product: MKKLTILDGGMGRELQDIGAPFSQPLWSAQALIESPEHVEQAHRNFINAGAEIIITNSYACVPFHLGDDLYQNQGAKLARNAAKIAHDVASSKPNLELVTDTNPIVNVTSSINSAHDSDEQNVCHSKVLVAGAIPPPFGSYRPDLFKAEEAKEIIQTLIDAQQPYVDLWIVETISSLEEFKTIESVLNQSEQDAYYAFSLSDEVHEHAILRSGQYVKTATEMVCASGAKGIMFNCSVPEVMEQAIITAQDVISRSNSDIDIGVYANNFMPIKAEHKANGTLQAIREMTPEEHLVYAKRWYQLGATIIGGCCGIGPSHIKALSEWKKSL
- a CDS encoding nitrogenase-stabilizing/protective protein NifW; amino-acid sequence: MSKSEIQKTIASFTSIEQALEHFDIGFDSKFIDEYRLELTKRFNGYLILTKPDDWFSARRALKNAYCKIQRGRLDKHSRSACRGCTSCQRR